AGAGAAAACAATGAACCTATCTTGCCCAATAGAAGAGATCAGAACAAGGATATTTGAACTAAATGAACAAGAACCGAATATTTCCGTCGCGGAGATGGCAAGTAAATTGGAGGTATCGGAAGGAGAAGCGACATTAGCTCTGCCGAGTCACTACGTTTTTTCTATTGACGGAGGTTGCACTCAAGCTATTTTGCAAGCATTACCATTTTGGGGGAATGTGACCACCATTGTGCATTCCCACGGGTCAATTTTTGAAACCAAAGCGCCGTTTCCTAAAGGGAAGGTTTCGCATGGCTACTATAACCTTATGGGTAGGCGAGACGGTGAATTGAATGGCCATTTGAAAATTGACCTTGTTACAGATGTTGCGTTTGTGTCTAAGCCATTTCGTGGAATGGAAAGTCATTTCATTGGCTTCTACGAGCAAGCGGGAAATTGCGTATTTAAAGTCTATTTAGGTAGAGATAAAAAACGCCAGATATTAGCAGGTCAAATAGAGTTATTTAGAAGCTTACAGAGGGATCTGAGCAATGGAAAATAAACAACTCCGAATACAGAATCGGATTGGAAATGATATTTTAGAGTTTCGCCAGCATCAAAAAACACTGCAATTAGCCACACTTACCCATGACGGCTGCCCCCATGTGAGTTATACCCCATTTGTTTATTTACCTGACGGTTACTACATCTTGATCAGTGATATCGCTAAGCATGGGCAGAATATTAAAAATCATCAACAGGTTTCAATCATGATGATAGAGGATGAACAGGATTCTAAAAGTATCTATGCTCGAAAGCGTTTGAGTTTTGATACCAAAGCAAACCTCGTTCCTAGAGAGTCTGATTCTTGGCTAACGGCGATCAGTGCACTTGAACAACGATTTGGAGAAATTGTTAATAACTTGAGCAAACTAGGCGATTTTCACATGTATCAACTTATCCCAGAAAAAGGGCGCTTTGTGAAAGGTTTTGGCAAAGCGTTTGATATCTCGGGAAGCGATAAAGTGGATATCGTTCATTTAGATGGAGGCCATATAAATAATAA
This portion of the Vibrio sp. VB16 genome encodes:
- the hutZ gene encoding heme utilization protein HutZ; amino-acid sequence: MENKQLRIQNRIGNDILEFRQHQKTLQLATLTHDGCPHVSYTPFVYLPDGYYILISDIAKHGQNIKNHQQVSIMMIEDEQDSKSIYARKRLSFDTKANLVPRESDSWLTAISALEQRFGEIVNNLSKLGDFHMYQLIPEKGRFVKGFGKAFDISGSDKVDIVHLDGGHINNK
- the hutX gene encoding heme utilization cystosolic carrier protein HutX, with the protein product MNLSCPIEEIRTRIFELNEQEPNISVAEMASKLEVSEGEATLALPSHYVFSIDGGCTQAILQALPFWGNVTTIVHSHGSIFETKAPFPKGKVSHGYYNLMGRRDGELNGHLKIDLVTDVAFVSKPFRGMESHFIGFYEQAGNCVFKVYLGRDKKRQILAGQIELFRSLQRDLSNGK